In one Melaminivora jejuensis genomic region, the following are encoded:
- a CDS encoding BON domain-containing protein, whose translation MKYARALAFALVASATIVTTGCSVARHQQTVGSYVDDAGITTAVKAKMAEDKTVAATSISVETLNGTVQLSGFAKSQAEKDRAENIARNTKNVREVRNSIVVRP comes from the coding sequence ATGAAATACGCCCGAGCCCTTGCCTTTGCACTGGTCGCCAGCGCCACCATCGTCACTACCGGCTGCTCGGTGGCGCGCCACCAGCAGACCGTCGGCTCCTATGTGGACGATGCCGGCATCACCACCGCCGTCAAGGCCAAGATGGCCGAGGACAAGACCGTGGCCGCCACCTCCATCAGCGTGGAGACGCTCAACGGCACGGTGCAGCTGTCAGGCTTTGCCAAGTCGCAGGCGGAAAAGGATCGCGCCGAAAACATCGCGCGCAACACCAAGAACGTGCGCGAGGTGCGCAACAGCATTGTTGTGCGCCCGTAA
- a CDS encoding M16 family metallopeptidase: protein MQDTLKKIAIRACLVWAGAVFYAQSAWALLPIEHWSEASGARVWLVQSPAIPMVDVQIDFDAGTRRDPPAQAGLASAVALMSSKGVQAAGNAPALDENDLGEAWADLGASFDAGAERDGLVFGLRSLTEADLLERAAQLAARQLAQPSFAANVWQRERARWQASIREADTRPGTVAGKAFARDVFGSHPYGQFATADTLAAIGVADMQAFHQRYVQACRARVSIVGAVTRAQAQALVQTLLARLPAAEAADCAPLPPVPAVQPLARAVQQDIALASAQAHVLIGQPGFVRSDPDFLALLVGNHILGGGGFTSRLTHEVRETRGLTYGVYSQFSPGLNAGAFVIGLQTRPDQAQQAVQLTREVLARFVAEGPTEAELRAAKDNLIGGFALRIDSNRKLLANVVNIAWNDLPLDYLEHWTERVQALTVADIRAAMQRKLQPGRMVTVIVGAQPAKP from the coding sequence ATGCAAGATACTCTCAAAAAGATAGCTATCCGCGCTTGCCTGGTATGGGCTGGAGCCGTTTTTTATGCTCAATCAGCCTGGGCGCTGCTGCCCATCGAGCACTGGAGCGAGGCCAGCGGCGCGCGTGTCTGGCTGGTGCAAAGCCCGGCCATTCCCATGGTGGATGTGCAGATCGACTTCGACGCCGGCACGCGCCGCGATCCGCCGGCACAGGCCGGCCTGGCCAGCGCCGTGGCGCTGATGAGCAGCAAGGGCGTGCAGGCTGCGGGCAATGCGCCGGCGCTGGACGAGAACGACCTGGGCGAGGCCTGGGCCGACCTGGGCGCCAGCTTCGACGCCGGCGCCGAACGCGACGGCCTGGTCTTCGGCCTGCGCTCGCTGACCGAAGCCGATCTGCTGGAGCGCGCCGCGCAGTTGGCCGCGCGCCAGTTGGCCCAGCCCAGCTTTGCCGCCAACGTCTGGCAGCGCGAGCGCGCGCGCTGGCAGGCCAGCATCCGCGAGGCCGACACGCGCCCCGGCACCGTCGCCGGCAAAGCCTTTGCCCGCGACGTGTTCGGCAGCCACCCCTATGGCCAGTTCGCCACGGCGGACACCCTGGCCGCCATCGGCGTGGCCGACATGCAGGCCTTTCATCAGCGCTACGTGCAGGCCTGCCGCGCGCGCGTGTCCATCGTCGGCGCGGTGACGCGCGCACAGGCGCAGGCGCTGGTGCAGACCTTGCTGGCACGCCTGCCGGCTGCCGAGGCTGCCGACTGCGCGCCGCTGCCGCCCGTGCCAGCCGTGCAGCCGCTGGCGCGCGCCGTGCAGCAAGACATTGCGCTTGCCTCGGCGCAGGCGCATGTGCTGATCGGCCAGCCGGGCTTTGTGCGCAGCGACCCGGATTTTCTGGCGCTGCTGGTGGGCAACCACATCCTGGGCGGCGGCGGCTTCACCTCGCGCCTGACGCACGAGGTGCGCGAGACGCGCGGCCTGACCTATGGCGTCTATAGCCAGTTCTCGCCCGGCCTGAACGCCGGCGCCTTCGTGATCGGCCTGCAGACGCGCCCGGATCAGGCGCAGCAGGCGGTGCAGCTCACGCGCGAGGTGCTGGCGCGCTTCGTCGCCGAAGGCCCGACCGAGGCCGAGCTGCGCGCCGCCAAGGACAACCTGATCGGCGGCTTTGCCCTGCGCATCGACAGCAACCGCAAGCTGCTGGCCAATGTGGTCAACATCGCCTGGAACGATTTGCCGCTGGACTACCTGGAGCACTGGACGGAGCGGGTGCAGGCCCTCACCGTGGCCGACATCCGCGCCGCCATGCAGAGAAAGCTGCAGCCCGGGCGCATGGTCACCGTCATCGTCGGCGCGCAGCCGGCCAAGCCATGA
- the rsmD gene encoding 16S rRNA (guanine(966)-N(2))-methyltransferase RsmD: protein MSRAASGRADGQPGKSGKSAGAARIAHPAKTGKTGGAPGAPAPVSGEVRIIGGQWKRTRLPVADKPGLRPTPDRVRETLFNWLGQDLGGWRCLDAFAGTGALGLEAASRGAASVLLVESDAALAAQLRRHVQRLQASQQQVSIRRGDGLQALQGAAAASLELVFIDPPYAQQDSFAPALRSAARALAPGGFIYLEAGQAWEPAALAALGLALHRHLKAGAVHAHLLQAAPDAG, encoded by the coding sequence ATGAGCAGGGCAGCCAGCGGCAGGGCCGATGGCCAGCCAGGCAAGAGCGGCAAGTCTGCCGGGGCCGCCAGGATCGCCCATCCCGCCAAGACCGGCAAGACGGGCGGAGCGCCAGGCGCGCCGGCCCCGGTCAGCGGCGAGGTGCGCATCATCGGTGGGCAATGGAAGCGCACCCGCCTGCCGGTGGCCGACAAGCCCGGCCTGCGCCCCACGCCCGATCGCGTGCGCGAGACGCTGTTCAACTGGCTGGGCCAAGATCTGGGCGGCTGGCGCTGCCTGGACGCCTTCGCCGGCACTGGCGCGCTGGGGCTGGAGGCCGCCTCGCGCGGCGCCGCCAGCGTGCTGCTGGTGGAGAGCGACGCCGCCCTGGCGGCGCAGTTGCGCCGCCATGTGCAGCGGCTGCAGGCCAGCCAGCAGCAGGTGTCGATCCGGCGCGGCGATGGCCTGCAGGCCCTGCAAGGTGCGGCGGCGGCCAGCCTGGAGCTGGTCTTCATCGATCCGCCCTATGCCCAGCAGGACAGTTTCGCGCCGGCCCTGCGCAGCGCAGCCCGGGCGCTGGCGCCGGGCGGCTTCATCTACCTGGAGGCCGGGCAGGCCTGGGAGCCGGCGGCACTGGCGGCACTCGGGCTGGCCCTGCATCGCCACCTGAAGGCAGGGGCCGTCCACGCCCACCTGCTGCAGGCTGCGCCAGACGCTGGATAA
- a CDS encoding response regulator, with protein MKLRTYIVEDNATIRDNLIGALQELAQIEAVGMAETEDEGKAWLAEHSTQWDLAIVDLFLRQGSGLGVLAACRNRPATQKMVVLSNYATPDVRMRCAQLGVDAVFDKSSEIDALIDYCIAHGSSRTQPPGAAIQAS; from the coding sequence GTGAAATTGCGTACTTACATCGTCGAGGACAACGCCACCATTCGGGACAACCTGATCGGCGCGCTGCAGGAGCTGGCCCAGATAGAAGCCGTGGGCATGGCCGAGACGGAGGACGAAGGCAAGGCCTGGCTGGCCGAGCATTCCACCCAGTGGGATCTGGCGATTGTTGACCTGTTCCTGCGCCAGGGCAGCGGCCTGGGCGTTCTGGCGGCCTGCCGCAACCGCCCGGCCACGCAGAAGATGGTGGTACTGAGCAATTACGCCACGCCCGATGTACGGATGCGCTGCGCGCAACTGGGGGTCGATGCCGTGTTCGACAAGTCCAGCGAGATCGACGCGCTGATCGATTACTGCATCGCCCACGGCTCGTCCCGGACGCAGCCGCCGGGCGCGGCTATCCAGGCGTCCTGA
- a CDS encoding CHASE3 domain-containing protein, whose translation MNKLHVRRLLGLLALLVASALLAINEIGYHHSQQAVDTLARSHATRAALDQMLQSMLNAETGQRGYLLTGDERYLRPYQSAVASIQGHLQTIRSAHDSQALQPGDMARLSELIARKLSEMEMSVNLRRQNEDEAWRFVLSTDVGQQEMEDLRTLATQLIQRSADEAGRSTQAIHASLARSRTGIALAGVLGLVVFYLYLRGSRALRAAQEREQQILERERDRLEQLVLERTASLSRLADHLQQVREDERAHLARELHDELGALLTAAKLDIARLRRRLDAGNHEGAERLQHLSDCLNQVIALKRRIIEDLRPSSLSNLGLVASLEILTREFAQRSGTALQTRLEPVQLSEPAQLTAYRLVQEALTNIHKHAQAHNIWVLLQQHGGQVCVQVRDDGRGFDSAQAPADSHGLLGMRHRVESLGGRLSIETAAGQGTVVRADLPAELPAG comes from the coding sequence ATGAACAAGCTGCACGTTCGACGATTGCTGGGGCTGCTGGCGCTGCTGGTCGCCAGCGCGCTGCTGGCCATCAACGAGATCGGCTACCACCACTCGCAGCAGGCCGTGGACACCCTGGCGCGCTCGCACGCCACGCGCGCCGCGCTCGACCAGATGCTGCAGTCCATGCTGAACGCCGAGACCGGCCAGCGCGGCTACCTGCTGACCGGCGACGAGCGCTATCTGCGGCCCTACCAGAGTGCCGTCGCGTCCATCCAGGGCCATTTGCAGACCATCCGCAGCGCGCACGACAGCCAGGCACTGCAGCCCGGCGATATGGCCCGCCTGTCGGAGCTGATCGCGCGCAAGCTCTCCGAGATGGAGATGAGTGTCAACCTGCGCCGCCAGAACGAAGACGAGGCCTGGCGCTTCGTGCTGTCCACCGATGTCGGGCAGCAAGAGATGGAAGACCTGCGTACCCTGGCCACGCAGCTGATCCAGCGCAGCGCTGACGAGGCCGGGCGCAGCACCCAAGCCATCCACGCCTCGCTGGCGCGCTCGCGCACCGGCATTGCGCTGGCGGGCGTGCTGGGGCTGGTGGTGTTTTACCTGTACCTGCGCGGCAGCCGCGCGCTGCGAGCCGCACAGGAGCGCGAGCAGCAGATCCTGGAGCGCGAACGCGACCGGCTGGAACAGCTGGTGCTTGAGCGCACCGCCTCGCTGTCCCGGCTGGCCGATCACCTGCAGCAAGTGCGCGAGGACGAGCGCGCCCATCTGGCGCGCGAGTTGCACGATGAGCTGGGCGCACTGCTGACCGCCGCCAAGCTGGACATCGCCCGGCTGCGCCGCCGGCTCGATGCGGGCAACCACGAGGGCGCCGAGCGGCTGCAGCATCTCAGCGACTGCCTGAACCAGGTCATCGCGCTGAAGCGGCGCATCATCGAAGACCTGCGCCCCTCGTCCCTGTCCAACCTGGGCCTGGTGGCATCGCTGGAAATCCTGACCCGGGAGTTCGCCCAGCGTAGCGGCACCGCGCTGCAGACCCGCCTGGAGCCCGTGCAGCTATCCGAGCCGGCCCAGCTGACCGCCTACCGTTTGGTACAGGAGGCGCTGACCAACATCCACAAGCACGCCCAGGCGCACAACATCTGGGTGCTGCTGCAGCAGCACGGCGGCCAGGTCTGCGTGCAGGTGCGCGACGATGGCCGGGGCTTCGACAGCGCCCAGGCGCCTGCCGATTCGCACGGCCTGCTGGGGATGCGCCACCGGGTCGAGTCCCTGGGCGGGCGCCTGAGCATCGAAACCGCTGCCGGCCAAGGCACCGTGGTGCGCGCCGATCTGCCAGCCGAATTGCCCGCCGGTTGA
- a CDS encoding DUF1328 domain-containing protein: MLHYAVVFLVIALVAALFGFGGIAAGAVGIAKILFFIFVIMAVVTFVLGLLKRG; encoded by the coding sequence ATGTTGCATTACGCAGTCGTCTTTCTGGTCATCGCCTTGGTGGCCGCGCTGTTCGGCTTCGGCGGCATTGCCGCCGGCGCAGTCGGCATTGCCAAGATACTTTTCTTCATCTTCGTGATCATGGCCGTGGTGACCTTCGTGCTGGGCCTGCTCAAGAGAGGCTGA
- the ftsY gene encoding signal recognition particle-docking protein FtsY has product MFSFFKKKTPAPEAPPEQPASPAAPVAAPIPAAGAAPSASTPAAPSPAPPAAASPATGAMAWLRKSFGGAGAESDAAAPAAAQAPAAFPAAPEPTAKPLPAASARQHWVERLKSGLKKTGTSIATVFTGTQINEALYEELEDALLMADAGVRATQHLLDDLRRRVKETKATEPAAVKALLADALADLLRPLEKPLVIGEHTPTVIMVAGVNGAGKTTSIGKLTRHLAEHGQSVLLAAADTFRAAAREQLGVWATRSAVEIISQEGGDPAAVSFDAVAAGRARGRDVVLVDTAGRLPTQPHLMQELAKIRRVITKADASAPHEVLLVIDGNTGQNALAQVRAFDDVLQLTGLIVTKLDGTAKGGVLAAIAQERPVPVYFIGVGERLEDLETFNAREFAQALLA; this is encoded by the coding sequence ATGTTCAGCTTCTTCAAGAAAAAAACCCCCGCCCCCGAAGCGCCGCCAGAACAGCCGGCGTCCCCTGCTGCGCCCGTGGCCGCGCCGATCCCTGCTGCCGGCGCAGCGCCTTCCGCCAGCACCCCTGCCGCTCCCAGCCCGGCCCCGCCCGCAGCGGCCAGCCCGGCCACAGGCGCCATGGCCTGGCTGCGCAAGTCCTTCGGCGGCGCCGGTGCCGAATCCGATGCCGCCGCGCCAGCCGCCGCCCAGGCTCCTGCGGCATTCCCGGCTGCGCCCGAGCCGACCGCCAAGCCGTTGCCCGCTGCCAGCGCCCGCCAGCATTGGGTCGAACGCCTGAAATCCGGGCTGAAGAAGACCGGCACCAGCATCGCCACCGTCTTCACCGGCACGCAGATCAACGAGGCGCTGTACGAGGAACTGGAGGACGCGCTGCTGATGGCCGATGCCGGCGTGCGCGCCACCCAGCACCTGCTGGACGACCTGCGCCGGCGCGTCAAGGAGACCAAGGCCACCGAGCCCGCCGCCGTCAAGGCACTGCTGGCCGACGCGCTGGCCGATCTGCTGCGCCCGCTGGAAAAGCCCCTGGTCATCGGCGAGCACACGCCCACCGTGATCATGGTGGCCGGCGTCAACGGCGCGGGCAAGACGACTTCCATCGGCAAGCTCACGCGCCATCTGGCCGAGCACGGCCAGAGCGTGCTGCTGGCTGCCGCCGACACCTTCCGCGCCGCCGCGCGCGAGCAGCTGGGCGTCTGGGCCACGCGCAGTGCGGTGGAGATCATCAGCCAGGAAGGGGGCGACCCGGCTGCCGTGAGCTTCGACGCCGTGGCTGCCGGGCGCGCACGCGGGCGCGACGTGGTGCTGGTGGACACCGCCGGGCGCCTGCCCACGCAGCCGCATCTGATGCAGGAGCTGGCCAAGATCCGCCGCGTCATCACCAAGGCCGACGCCAGCGCGCCGCACGAGGTGCTGCTGGTCATCGACGGCAACACCGGCCAGAACGCGCTGGCGCAGGTGCGCGCCTTCGACGATGTGCTGCAGCTCACCGGCCTGATCGTGACCAAGCTCGACGGCACGGCCAAGGGCGGCGTGCTGGCGGCCATCGCCCAGGAGCGGCCCGTGCCGGTGTATTTCATCGGCGTGGGCGAGCGCCTGGAAGACCTGGAGACCTTCAACGCACGCGAGTTCGCCCAGGCGCTGCTGGCCTGA
- a CDS encoding HesA/MoeB/ThiF family protein — MTDDQLLRYSRHILLDEIGIEGQERILAAHVLIIGAGGLGSPAALFLGSAGVSTLTLVDDDEVDLTNLQRQIAHTSERVGSPKVQSAAQAVQAINPQVQVRCIQQRVDRQALDALVAQADVVLDCSDNYRTRHAINAACVAAGKPLVAGAAIRFDGQVSVYDRRHPGAPCYACLFAPDAQFEEVQCSTLGVFAPMVGIIGTMQAAEALKLIVGIGQSLAGRLLMLDGRDMQWSQMRVARDPGCQVCGR, encoded by the coding sequence ATGACCGACGACCAACTGCTTCGCTATTCCCGCCACATCCTGCTCGACGAGATCGGCATCGAGGGCCAGGAACGCATCCTGGCGGCCCATGTGCTGATCATCGGCGCCGGTGGCCTGGGTTCCCCCGCCGCCCTGTTCCTGGGCTCCGCCGGGGTCAGCACGCTGACGCTGGTGGACGACGACGAAGTCGATCTGACCAATCTGCAGCGCCAGATCGCCCACACCAGCGAGCGCGTGGGCAGCCCCAAGGTGCAATCCGCCGCCCAGGCCGTGCAGGCCATCAACCCGCAGGTGCAGGTGCGCTGCATCCAGCAGCGCGTGGACAGGCAGGCGCTGGATGCGCTGGTGGCGCAGGCCGATGTGGTGCTGGACTGCAGCGACAACTACCGCACCCGCCACGCCATCAACGCCGCCTGCGTGGCCGCCGGCAAGCCTCTGGTGGCGGGCGCCGCCATCCGCTTCGATGGCCAGGTCTCGGTCTATGACCGGCGCCATCCCGGCGCCCCCTGCTACGCCTGCCTGTTCGCCCCGGACGCGCAGTTCGAGGAGGTGCAGTGCTCCACCCTGGGCGTGTTTGCCCCCATGGTCGGCATCATCGGCACCATGCAGGCTGCCGAGGCACTCAAGCTGATCGTCGGCATCGGCCAGTCGCTGGCTGGGCGACTGCTGATGCTCGACGGACGCGACATGCAGTGGAGCCAGATGCGCGTGGCGCGCGATCCGGGCTGCCAAGTCTGTGGCCGGTAG
- a CDS encoding ferritin-like domain-containing protein, whose translation MKPSKNGAEGQQQHAGEPQALELDMEAVRKAGTADLDDGAVTPGYGPYREAIIKLLNSALATELVCVLRYKRHHFTADGLESPAIAAEFLEHANEEAAHADRIAERIVQLGGSPDFNPASLLERSHADYDECTDLKGMLRANLVAERIAVESYRQMVELIGDKDPTTRRMLEGVLAEEEEHADELSDWLRR comes from the coding sequence ATGAAACCCAGCAAGAACGGCGCCGAGGGCCAGCAGCAGCACGCAGGCGAGCCCCAGGCCCTGGAGCTCGACATGGAGGCTGTGCGCAAGGCCGGCACTGCCGACCTGGACGACGGTGCCGTGACCCCCGGCTACGGCCCCTACCGCGAAGCCATCATCAAGCTGCTCAACTCCGCGCTGGCCACCGAGCTGGTCTGCGTGCTGCGCTACAAGCGCCACCACTTCACCGCCGACGGCCTGGAATCGCCCGCCATTGCCGCCGAATTCCTGGAGCACGCCAACGAGGAGGCAGCGCACGCCGACAGGATTGCCGAGCGCATCGTGCAACTGGGCGGCTCGCCGGACTTCAACCCGGCCTCGCTGCTGGAGCGCAGCCATGCCGACTACGACGAATGCACGGATCTGAAAGGCATGTTGCGCGCCAACCTGGTGGCCGAGCGCATCGCCGTGGAAAGCTACCGCCAGATGGTCGAGCTGATCGGCGACAAGGATCCGACCACGCGCCGCATGTTGGAGGGCGTGCTGGCCGAGGAAGAAGAGCACGCCGACGAACTCAGCGACTGGCTCAGGCGCTGA
- a CDS encoding response regulator transcription factor — MINIGIVDDHAIVRSGLRQFLSEHVDLRVVGEAANGREAIDLVRTHEIDVLVMDLSMPGQSGLDALAMLRAKAPDMGILILSGYPEEHYAINLIRQGASGYLNKECEPKEIVEAIRTISLGRRYLTPAVADLLAQQLNRKDDAPPHEQLSEREFQVFLKLAKGETAGEIAKALSLSVKTVSTYRTRLMEKMGLSSNSDLTYYALKNKLID, encoded by the coding sequence ATGATCAATATCGGCATTGTGGATGACCATGCAATCGTGCGGTCGGGGTTGCGGCAGTTCCTGTCGGAACACGTCGATCTGCGCGTGGTGGGGGAGGCGGCCAATGGCCGGGAGGCCATTGATCTGGTGCGCACGCACGAGATCGACGTTCTGGTCATGGATTTGTCCATGCCGGGGCAAAGTGGCCTGGACGCGCTGGCCATGCTGCGCGCCAAGGCGCCGGATATGGGCATCCTGATCCTCAGCGGCTATCCCGAGGAGCACTACGCCATCAACCTGATCCGCCAGGGCGCCAGCGGCTACCTGAACAAGGAATGCGAGCCCAAGGAGATCGTCGAGGCCATCCGCACCATCTCGCTGGGCCGGCGCTACCTGACGCCTGCCGTGGCCGACCTGCTGGCCCAGCAACTCAACAGAAAGGACGACGCACCGCCGCACGAGCAGCTGTCCGAACGCGAGTTCCAGGTCTTCCTGAAGCTGGCCAAGGGCGAGACAGCCGGCGAGATCGCCAAGGCGCTGTCGCTGAGCGTCAAGACGGTAAGCACCTACCGCACCCGGCTCATGGAGAAAATGGGCCTGTCGTCCAACAGCGACCTGACCTACTACGCCCTGAAGAACAAGCTGATCGATTGA
- the coaD gene encoding pantetheine-phosphate adenylyltransferase, with amino-acid sequence MPHVLAVYPGTFDPITLGHEDVVRRAALLFDELIVAVAAGHHKKTLFSLDERIEMVRHAVRDYPQVRVESFAGLMRDFVVARGARAMVRGLRAVTDFDYEFQLAGMNRHLMPQVETVFLTPSDKYQFISSTFVREIASLGGEVDKFVSPEVDRRLRARLAQG; translated from the coding sequence ATGCCGCACGTGCTTGCCGTCTATCCCGGCACTTTCGACCCCATCACCCTGGGGCATGAGGACGTGGTGCGGCGCGCCGCGCTGCTGTTCGATGAATTGATCGTGGCCGTAGCCGCCGGCCACCACAAGAAGACCCTTTTCAGCCTGGACGAGCGCATCGAGATGGTGCGCCACGCCGTGCGCGACTACCCGCAGGTGCGGGTGGAGAGCTTTGCCGGCCTGATGCGCGACTTCGTTGTCGCACGCGGCGCCCGGGCCATGGTGCGCGGGCTGCGTGCAGTGACGGATTTCGACTACGAATTCCAGCTCGCCGGCATGAACCGGCATCTGATGCCGCAGGTCGAGACAGTGTTCCTGACGCCCAGCGACAAGTACCAGTTCATCAGCAGCACCTTCGTGCGCGAGATCGCCTCGCTGGGCGGCGAGGTGGACAAGTTCGTCTCGCCCGAGGTCGATCGGCGCCTGCGCGCGCGGCTGGCGCAGGGCTGA
- a CDS encoding M16 family metallopeptidase gives MKRALTLMALLAGVSALAQQASSPSAAAVPAPALQQAQAATASGAQQFTLANGMQLIVQPDRRAPTALHMVWLRVGSMDEVDGTSGVAHVLEHMMFKGTKTLAPGEFSRRVAALGGQENAFTSRDYTGYYQQIPASRLADVMQLEADRFEHNQWPDEEFRRELEVVKEERRMRTEDQPRAALIEQLYASTFIAAPYRRPVVGWMSDLDAMTPDDARQFHARWYVPANAAVVVAGDVEPQQVLALAQQTYGSIPARPVPARKPREEPEQKGMRRIEFKAPADQAYVALAFRVPRIERVQDLTPSDRDALALLALSAVLSGYDGARLQRALTQGADRVADNAGSDASVVGRGPALFLLSGVPAAGKSAQDVERALRAEIARVAREGIGAAELERVTTQWAAATIYARDSLQAQASDLGSNWVQGLPLDADERLLQLLRGVTPAEVQSVAARWFGDDQLTVATLVPQPRPAHNPTQPQPGAQGQAPASGRVH, from the coding sequence ATGAAACGCGCTCTTACCCTCATGGCCCTGCTGGCGGGCGTGTCCGCGCTGGCCCAGCAGGCTTCCTCACCGTCCGCCGCCGCAGTGCCGGCCCCGGCCCTCCAGCAAGCCCAGGCCGCCACGGCCAGCGGCGCCCAGCAGTTCACGCTGGCCAACGGTATGCAGCTGATCGTGCAGCCCGACCGGCGTGCGCCCACGGCGCTGCACATGGTCTGGCTGCGCGTGGGCTCCATGGACGAGGTGGACGGCACCTCGGGCGTGGCCCATGTGCTGGAGCACATGATGTTCAAGGGCACCAAGACCCTGGCGCCGGGCGAGTTCTCGCGCCGCGTCGCCGCCCTGGGCGGACAGGAAAATGCCTTCACCAGCCGCGACTACACCGGCTACTACCAGCAGATCCCGGCCAGCCGGCTGGCCGATGTCATGCAGCTCGAAGCCGACCGCTTCGAGCACAACCAATGGCCCGACGAGGAGTTCCGGCGCGAGCTGGAGGTGGTCAAGGAAGAGCGCCGGATGCGCACCGAAGACCAGCCACGCGCGGCGCTGATCGAGCAGCTGTACGCCAGCACCTTCATCGCCGCGCCCTATCGCCGCCCGGTGGTGGGCTGGATGAGCGACCTGGACGCCATGACGCCCGATGACGCGCGCCAGTTCCACGCGCGCTGGTATGTGCCGGCCAATGCGGCGGTCGTGGTGGCGGGCGACGTCGAGCCGCAGCAGGTGCTGGCGCTGGCGCAGCAGACCTACGGCAGCATTCCCGCACGGCCTGTGCCGGCCAGGAAGCCGCGCGAGGAGCCCGAGCAAAAGGGTATGCGCCGCATCGAGTTCAAGGCGCCCGCCGACCAGGCCTATGTGGCGCTGGCCTTTCGCGTGCCGCGCATCGAGCGCGTGCAGGATCTCACGCCAAGCGACCGCGATGCGCTGGCGCTGCTGGCGCTGTCCGCCGTGCTCAGCGGCTACGACGGCGCGCGGCTGCAGCGGGCGCTGACGCAAGGCGCCGACCGCGTGGCCGACAACGCCGGCAGCGATGCCTCGGTGGTCGGGCGCGGGCCGGCGCTGTTCCTGCTGTCCGGCGTGCCGGCGGCGGGCAAGAGCGCCCAGGATGTCGAACGCGCGCTGCGTGCCGAGATCGCCCGCGTGGCGCGCGAAGGCATCGGCGCTGCCGAGCTGGAGCGCGTGACCACGCAGTGGGCCGCAGCCACCATCTACGCGCGCGACTCGCTGCAGGCCCAGGCCAGCGACCTGGGCAGCAACTGGGTACAGGGCCTGCCACTGGATGCCGACGAGCGCCTGCTGCAACTGCTGCGCGGCGTGACGCCTGCCGAGGTGCAGTCGGTGGCGGCGCGCTGGTTCGGCGACGATCAGCTGACCGTGGCCACCCTGGTGCCGCAGCCGCGTCCAGCGCACAACCCCACCCAGCCCCAGCCTGGGGCGCAGGGCCAGGCGCCGGCCAGCGGGCGCGTCCATTGA
- the cutA gene encoding divalent-cation tolerance protein CutA produces MSAANPVSAPPTAAVGHLPVALWLLTTTVANRDDARRLAGLVLQQALAACVQIQQIESHYRWDGALQHEAEWRLDCKTTAAALPALCGLLQHEHPYQVPQLTAQPLHASAAYGAWAQEQVAQP; encoded by the coding sequence ATGTCTGCTGCCAATCCTGTCTCCGCACCGCCCACTGCCGCTGTCGGCCATCTGCCAGTTGCGCTGTGGCTTTTGACCACTACCGTGGCCAACCGTGACGATGCCCGCCGCCTGGCGGGACTGGTGCTGCAGCAGGCGCTGGCGGCCTGCGTGCAGATCCAGCAGATCGAATCGCACTACCGTTGGGATGGGGCGCTGCAGCACGAGGCCGAGTGGCGGCTGGACTGCAAGACCACCGCTGCCGCCTTGCCGGCCCTGTGCGGCCTGCTGCAGCACGAGCACCCCTACCAGGTGCCGCAACTGACGGCCCAGCCGCTGCACGCCAGTGCCGCCTACGGCGCGTGGGCGCAGGAGCAGGTGGCGCAGCCGTGA